The Candidatus Cloacimonas sp. genome contains the following window.
AGGCGCTTTATCCGCTACCATAGCAGAACTTTGTAACATTCCTTTAGACGATAACATCAAAATTCCGATTGTTTCAGCTTTAGTGATGACCTTGCTGAGCATCTTTATTTAAAGATAAGGTAAATATGAAATTATCCTTTATTATTCCGATTTTAAATGAACAAGATTCCCTAAGCGAACTATATGACGAGATTTTACAAAACTGCGTAAGTTACGATTATGAGATAATCTTTATTGATGACGGTTCTTCGGACAACAGTTTTGGAGTTATGCAACAAATGGCTGCAAAGGACGAAAAAGTAAAAGTAATAAAATTCAGACGCAATTTTGGTAAAGCTGCTGCTTTACAGCTTGGTTTCACAATTGCCTCGGGTGAGATTGTTTTTACTTTGGACGGGGACTTACAGGATAATCCAATAGAAATTCCTCATTTTATAGAAAAATTAAATGAGGGCTACGATTTGGTTTCCGGTTGGAAACGCAAGCGCCACGATCCTCTGTATAAAACGCTTCCTTCCAAACTCTTCAATTTTGTTACAGCCAAGACCTTCCGCTTGAAGCTAAAGGATTATAATTGCGGTTTTAAGGCATACCGCCACCCTTTGGAAAAAGAATTAACCCTCTATGGAGAAATGCATCGTTATATCCCTGTTTTAGCACATTCTTTGGGCTATAAAGTAGGAGAAATTGCCGTGACTCATCGTCCGCGGAAATATGGAAAAAGCAAATATGGCAAAGAGCGTTACTTGAGAGGTTTTTTTGACCTTTTAACGGTGAAGATGATTACGCAATACAGTAAAAGTCCTTTATACCTTTTTGGTCGTATTGGAGTTGCATCTACATTGATCGGTATTATCATCGGTATTTATCTGGCAGTTCTCAAATTGTTTTACGGACAACCGCTTTCCAACCGTCCTCTCTTATTATTAGGTATTTTACTTATCATCGGTGGTTTGCAGTTTATATCTCTGGGCTTGATATCAGAATTGATAGTCAATCGCTTCCGACAAGGCAAGAAAACACTTATTTCTATCGCTCAATGTCTGAATATAGAAACCTCCCTTCCTTTGCCGGAAGAAAGTCAATCCTTGATAGATTAAAGGGACAAGAATTGATGAGAACATTATTTTCCCGTCTCGCCATCTTACATTGTCACTGCTAAGCTATGGATAAACTATCTGCTTTTTTTCTTTCCCGCTATCTTAAAGCTCCCAAGCGTAATATATTGCGCTTCAGTTTCATCTTTATGATTTTAGGCATTATCCTTTCGGTAGGGATTTTAACTGCCGGTTTGAACTTGTTTGAGGGTTATGAACGCACATTGAGAGATGTGCTTTTAGGTGCTTTTCCGCATATTACTGTTACTAAAGCAAATTTGCATAACATTGCGGTAAGCGAAACCGAGTTCTTAACAGCTAAGATAGCCAAGCAGAAAGAAGTTTTGCAAATAACTCCGCTACTTAGTTATCCTGTAATGACAGCAGGAGAAGAAAAAGTGCGGGGTGCATCTTTGAATGCTTACAATTTTAATAGCCAAACCCCTTTTCCCCAGGCAAAATATATCCAAAAAGGGAAAAAAGTTCCTGCTCCGGGTGAAGTTATTATTGGAAAATACCTGGCACAAGAATTGGGAAAAGACATTGGCGATACTCTAAAAGTGGTTTTCACCCGTTTAGATAATATCTCCGCTTTAGGAATTTTCCCTTCGGAATACTATTTGCCGATAGCAGGAATTTATAGCAGCGGATTCTATGAAACTGACCGCTCTTTACTCTTAACAAACTATTCCGATGCAGCAAAAATGCTTAACGATTATACAGGTTTCAGTAAACTGGAAATACGCTTGAAGGAACAGGATATAGATAGAGCAGCTGAAATTGCCCAACATCTTCAAACGGTTGCAGGACCGGAATATTCTGTTTATCCCTGGCAAACCTTCAGTGCGGGCTTATTGCATTTGGTAGCTATGGAGAAATGGCTGATTTTTATTATCTTCTGCTTTTTGGTTCTAATTGCCGGAATCAATGTTATTTCAGCTGTAGCTACTATTATTCTGGATAAAAGAAACCAGATTGCAGTTCTTAAAACTTTGGGCGCAAAGCCCTCCACAATTAAAAGAGTGCTCAGTTTTCAAGTAGGGCTTTCCTCTTTGCTGGCTATTATAGCGGGACAAATCTTTGGAGCATTGCTTTCTTTTATAATAGAAAAACAAAATTTCTATCGCTTGAAGGGGGATGTTTATTTTATTGATAGTTTACATACCAGTATCGTTCCTCTTAATCAATTAATTATTTTCGCGGTTTCCGCTACTCTTGTTTTTATTTGCATCTACTTTCCCTTAAAGCAAATAGATAAACTGGAGATTATTGAATTGCTGCGCAATCCTTAAGCGATTATATTATTAAAATGCCTATTTATTATGTTATAAGGAAATTATGATGATTTGTTTAGCCGGCTATGACCTTTGCAAAAGCTATATGGACAGCAATCAAACCCTGAATGTTTTACGCCAGGCAACTTTGGAAGTGCAGGAAACTGAGCTGGTTTGTATTACAGGACAATCCGGTTCCGGAAAAAGTACCCTTCTTCACCTTTTGGGCTTGCTGGATTCTCCAGATTCGGGACAGGTTATGATTGGTGGAAAATATATCGGCTCTAATACACCGGAAGCTGCTTCTATTCGCAATTTGGAACTGGGCTTCGTGTTTCAGTTTCACTATTTGATTGAAGACCTCAATGCTCAGGAAAATGTAGCGTTACCGATGATTATTTCCGGTGTAAGTTCTTCCCGGGCTATTAAAAAGGCAGCTGCTCTTCTAAAAGGACTTGATTTGGCAGAACGCATCACACACTATCCCAATCAATTAAGCGGAGGAGAACAACAACGCGTTGCTCTTGCCAGAGCTTTAATCAACAACCCCAAAATAGTTCTGGCAGATGAGCCAACGGGCAATCTTGATCCTGAGCATAGTAATGAGGTCTGGAATATGATTATAAAGCTCAATCAAGAACGAGGACAGACCTTTGTAATTGTTACTCACGATGTTGCTAATGCTGCCAGAGCTCAAGTAACCTATAATTTGAACGCAGGAAAACTGGAAAAGAAATAAACTGGATATATCGCTATGCCCAAAGCAAAAAAGTTTCTGATTTTTGTGCTGATTCTGTTATTGATCAATACCAGCTATTTTCTTGCCTGGTATGCTTTTGGCTTGCGCAATACTTTTAAAAATTATGTAGCCAGATATATAGGCAAATTAGTTAACGGCGAAGTTACTATTGGCGATTTGCATATTAGTGACCGTCAGTTATTGGCAAAAGATATTTGCTTTACTTCTGCAGATAGCACTACCAGCGTTAATGTTAATCGCTTAAGTGTTCAATATAACCTTACGCGTTATATTTTTTACGGTTTTAAAACCGATAAGCTAATCAGTGAAATTGAAATTTATCAACCCCTTGTGCATTATAACTATAAGTATAAACCTAAACCACCTGAAGCAAAAAAGCCACTACTCCTGCCCGATTTTGCCAAATATTTTAAGCATTTGCAACTAAGCGATGGAACTGCGGTAATTTCTGCTGCTCTTCCAGTTAAGATTTTGCAGGAAGGCGAATTAAATATCTCCGAAACACTTAAGGGGATAAACCTTTCTGTGCAGAATAAATCCGTTTCCAATGTTACTATCAATGCCCTCACAGCAAAAGGCGGAAAACTATCTGCTAAAGGGTTATTGGATAAAGGACGGTTGGCAGAGGTAAAAGCAGAAATTACATCTTTTAAACCTAATTATATTTCGCATCCGGATTTGCAAAGAGTCCAAACCGAAATTTCGCTGGTTGCATCGTTACAACAAGATACTTTAAAAGCACCGCTTAAATACAATGCCGAAGCACAAATTTGGGGAACAGAAATGCTGTTTGCCAATAATTATCCTGTGCTAATTCCTTATCTTTGGGTTAAATCAGATGGCAATAACTTAAGTTTATCTCTTTCCCGCAGTAATTTTGGCAGCAGCGATATAGAAGCAGAGGTTAATATCAGCAATTTAAGCCGTAAAATGAAATTTAACACTGCCAACATCGCTGCCAATATAGATTTGGGAATGTTGAATAAAGACCTTAAGGGCTTTGTTAATGCTAAAATTACAGGCGAGGGGACTATTGACCACCCGGAACTGGAATTAAACATAACTTCTTCTGAGGCAAGATATAAAGCTTATGCTATCAGCAATCTTGATTTAAACGGCAGTTATCAAAATGACGCCCTTCAATTCTCTATGTCCGAACTCGTTTTTGCTAATCAAATAATTTCCTGCACAGGAACCTTAAATCCATTTTCTCAAGCGCTAATTGCTCATCTGGAAACAAATCCTGTGAATAGAAAAGCCCAATCCTATCTGGTTGATGCCAATTTGGATTTATCTTTGGAATTATGGGGAAAATACCCTTATATAGATGCAGACATCAATCAGCTTTATGTTAATTACAATCTTATCAATTTGGCAGGTGTTACCGGCAAAGTTAAATTATTACCTCTTCCTGATGCTGATAATTTATATATAGATGCCAGTATAGCAAGCAATAACGGTTATGAAATTAAAGCTATAGGTGATGTCCTTGATCGTAATATTTTAGTTGACGCAAAATTTGACAGCATAGCCATTGCAGATATCTATTCTCATCCCCGGGTTATAGAATTAAATCCCTATTTGGATGGAGACCTGAAAGCTGTGATAACAGGTGAGAATATCGTTTTACAGACCCTTTTGGGGGTAAAACTGGATAAACCGGTACCTGTAAATACTACTTTGGATGCCTTGTGCAATTTTAACTATAAAAACAAAGAAGCAGCTTTACATCTAATCAGCAAAGACGGCTTGATGAATAATCAGCCCTTAAATCTTGAACTGGCAGCTTTCTTGAAAGATAACCGTATCTCTTTACAGGGTTTGAAGTTTAACGATATGCTAAGTTGCAGTGGAGAAATGAATCTTGCCAACTATCAGGATATGAATTTTGCCCTCAACCTGAAAGATATTAACTATTTGGATATTGTTCGCTACTATCCTCAGCTGGATATTAATCTGCCGGAATTTAACGGATTGAATGTGTTTGCCGAATATAATCGTGATCATCTGCAAAGTGTGAAAGCAAACATCTCTTTAGCATCTATAGACCTTTTAGCTGTAACTCCTTTTTCTCTTGTTTTAGGATTAGCCGGTCCTGTTGAAGATATAAAAGTTACAGGAAATATTCGTAGTTCCAATGCAAAAATTATGGATTTAGCAGGAAGCATCGGCATTTTACCGGAGCTGGATGTAAACCTGGATGCCTTTTTTACAGACCTCGCTTTGCAAAATGTTATAGTCAATTCACCTGTTAGCGCTATTCTGAATGGAGCTGCCGGAATTACATTTCATAAAGCTGAAACCCAGAAATCGGAACTGGAACTAAGAGCTGATCTAAACTCGGAACACCTTGTCTATCATAATTATTCCATAGATAAAATTATTATCCGGGGTAAACAAACACCTCGTATGTTATTTGTAGATAGTTTATTAGTTCAGTCAACCGGTCTTGCTGAACTATCCGGTTCCGGAGCAATTAGTTATAATGCGCTGAATAATGAATTCTTCCCGGGCAATGAACATTTAAACCTGAATGTTGAAGGAGAACTGTTTACCTGGCTGAAAAACCTTACTTCTTATATTCTGGAAGCAAAGGGAAAATCCTCTTTAAGTGTAAATATTGGCACCAACGAAGACCAGTTTCTGGTTTCCGGAGGAAAAATTAACATCAGCAATGGATTTATTCGCCTAAAAGACCAAACAGAACCCCTTTCCAACATCAATATTAGAGGCGGATTTGACAAAAATAGAGTTGTGATTGATTATGGACAAGTGCAAATGGGAGAAGGGAAACTTATCTTTAATAACATCTTTGAAGTAGATAATAGTGACCATTTTATGCTGGGATTTCTGGATTTAGGTATCTTCAGAGCAATGTGTGAAGAACCCGGAATTCTTATTAATATTCCCAAATATACAACTCCCCGTTCTCTAACCAAAGTTATTTTGCGCGGACAAAATAGCCGTTATGCTACTATCCGAGGTCCTTTTGACCAAATAAAAATCAGCGGTGAAGCAGTAGCTTCCAATACCAATGTTCTTTATCCTCCCGATACCGAAAACTTGCTCAATTTAGCTTCCTCAGTGCGCATTTCGGGGAAAAAAAATAAATCCGAGTCCAATCCCTTACCTTTTATTCTGGATGTAAAACTTATTGTAGGGGAAAATGTTAAATATGTAACCTATCCTGCTGATCTACGAATTGTTCCAGATGGATTTTTGCATCTGGCTTACGATGGTTTGGCTTTCATCGTTAAAGAAGCGTCGTTTGCTTCCGAACAAGGAACAGTAGATATTTTCGGCACTGTTTTCCAGGTGGAAAAAGTAAACCTGACCTTAGTTGATTCCCAGGATTTATTAGGACTGGAAGGTATTTTTTATAAACGAGCCCCTGATGGTTCTATGATAACTCTTTCCGCCATCACTTCTTCCGATTATACAAAGAGTTTTATGGAACGCTTGCAATTAAACTTAACCAGCGATAATCCTGAGGATAAAACTATCAGCCAAATTCTTGCACGCCTGCATTATACAGGTTCCGATACCCCCGATCAGACCCAGGGTGAAATATTGCAGGATGAGGCAGTAAACTTAATCTCAGGTAATTTGGATGCTTCTTTGTTCACTCCAATCTTTTCTCCCATTGAAAATTATATCCGCAGAACCCTCCATCTGGATAGCTTCACTATCAACGCAGGTTTTATCCAAAATCTCTATACTCAGTATGCCAACAACCCGCAACAATTTGCTGAATATACAGATATGAATCAGCTCAGTTCTGATATTGCCAAATTCAGCTCTTCCATTCTTCTTAATAACCTTTCAATTTCTATGAGTAAATACCTGGGCAGCAGTATGTTTCTGGATTATACTCTGGAATTGCAGGAGGCAACAAACCTGCAGAAACGCACCCGAATTCTGGTTTCTAATGAGGTCTCTTACCGGATTATTTTACCTCGTAATTACCGGGTTGCCTATACTTTAAAGTATGAAGCTCAAGAGAAAAAAACCAGCCACGAAATAATGTTGTCCAAATCATTCCGTTTTTGGGGACTATAATCACTGAACAATTGATTTTATACTTTAGCTTGCAATAAGTTAATTTGTAATAAGCGAAACCGTTACCTTTTTTTCCCCAGCGTATTATTCCCTGCCAAGTTGAATCAATTATGCTTCTTTAAACCTCCTTTAACGACTCCTTAACAAAGTTAAGGTATCGTTAAAGAATCGTTAAAGAGGCGTTAAAGAAGTGACCAGGCAACAAGAAGTTAGACATATCTGCAAGGCAATGTTATAAGTAAGGTTTTCTTACTAAGGGACTTTCGGGTAAAGTATCTTTTACTCTCCTAATTTTTACTGAACTTAGCGTTCAGACCATATTTTCGTCATTTTATGGTATTCCTCCTGGTTCTTTTATTCTCTTGTTCTAAAGTATCCTTGGTGCTTGCACTATTTTCCTTTGACAAAAAAGCAAGGTTCAAAAATAAAGGAAAAAATGATTATGTCCCGGGAGGAGATAATGCCAGATACAGTTAAAAAAGAAAGTGCTGTAAAAACCAAAAAAGCCCCTGAAATGGCTGATTTTTCCACCAGAGTTTCTCTTGTGGAATTGATTATGATTTTAATGCTGGTGGGTTTGGTATTTGTTTTTTACTTTGGAATGAAACAACTCCAAATTGATAAAGCCAATGAGGCAATAGCACAAAACAAATTTGAGAGCATAATCCCCAATTTTGAAAAAATAATAGCAGCTATGGAAAGTTACCGCAAAGCTGATGAATTTGGTGATTATCCCATCACTTTAGAAGAACTGAACCTGGGTAATGTTAGTAATAATGATTTTAAGTTTGAATACAATTACGACAGTAAAACCGTTACAGCAATTTCGCAACCCTCTTTCGGAAAAGAAGGAATCAAAGTTATTTTTAATCTCTCCGATAGAAGCTACACTGTAGAAGACCCGAAACCGGATAAAAAACCTACCGTAAAGGATGAATGGCTGCCACAAGAATAAACGGATTAAGAAGTTAACGAGCTAACAAGCGAAACCTATATTTCTAAATAATATAATTTGAGGGCAGAAATAGAGCTAGGATTTATTTGTACCCTTAGTGGTAATACTGGTGTTTTGTTACCGCAATTTTTCCGGAAAAACGATGTCCTCATCGTTTATTGGAAACACTGGTGTCTCGTTACCGCAATTTTTTCCGGAAAAACGATGTCCTCATCGGTTAGTTCTTACCCAGTTATTTTTAGGTGCAGACAAGGCAAAAAGAGAGAAAAAAAGAAACAGAGCTTGTATTTTCCGAGGGGTTTTTTGTACCGGCGCTCGCTGTAGCGCCGAATAAAAAACGGCGGAACGGCGTCCGCCGGTACAAAGAACGGCGCCGCTGGCTACACAAATTATCCCAGACCTATTAAATCCCTTCAATCCTTCCCATCCTGTTCATCCCACACCTATTAAATCCTTTAAATCCTAAAATCCTGAAATCCTTGTTTCAAAAATCCTCGTTTCTAAAATCCTATCAGCGTAATCTGCGTGAAACAAGTCGTCAGGCCTATGATTATCTTCAAAACTCTGCTTGTTATTCCAAAATTCCTTTTATCAACAGCGGTACCATTATTTCGTTATGTCCTACAAAATAATAACCTTTCCCTCCGTTTTCAACAGGTCTTTCTGCTACATTAACCTTCGCTCTATAGTGCACATTAAAATCAAACACAGCAGTAGTAAAATTCTGAACTTCGCCATAGATATTTCTGGCAATTGTTAACGCCTTCAAAAAGACCTCCGGAACAATCACTGCCGAACCCAAATTCAGAAACACCCCTCCCCCATTCAGTTTAGAAACCATTTCTGCAAAAATCCGAAAATCCCGCATTGAGCAATCACCAATTGCCTTTCCTTCTGCATAAGGACTTTGATGAATGATATCTGTTCCGATAGCAACTTGCACACAAACAGGAATTTCTAAGCGGTAAGCGGAAGCAAGCAAAGAAAGTTCTTTATTTTCTGCCTTTGTGGAAAGTTCTTTGCCAATTGCTTCTCCTAAACCCAAGCCCTCATTGAAACCCTTATTAATAGCATTGTTAATACCTTTTGCGGTCTCTTCTGCCATTCCAAAAGAGCCATCTGCTAACGCAACAGATACATCTTCCGAGGTCTTGCCAAAGCAGGCAATTTCATAATCATGAATTACTACGGCACCGTTACATACAAATGCCGAAACAAAACCTTCTTCCATCATTTCAATCAACAAAGGAGCTAAACCGCATTTGATAATATGCCCCCCCAATCCAATTATAATCGGCTTTTGGTTTGCTTTGGCTTTTTTACAAGTAGCAATAAGTTCTTTCAGGTTCTTAGCAGCAAGGATATCGGGAAGGCAATTCAGAAACTCCGAAACCCTTACTTTTCCCTTTTGGGCAAAGGCATTTTTATTTACTTTGCTATAGCGTTGGTCAATAGGATAGGTCTTAATTTTCTGCAGGTCTATTTCTTTGTATTTGCTCACGGTAGCGTTCCTCTTCACTAAATATACAACCACAGTATTGTTGACGATAAAATCCAGCTTCTTTTGCTAATCTTCTACCCTCCCACCACAAGGGTCTCCAGTCCTCATAGTAAAATTCAATACCGTATTTAGCGCTCATTTTTAATGCAATATCCACAATCAGTTCGTGTTTTTGGTATTTACTGTAAAGCAGTGTAGTGCTAAAAGCTTCGTAACCAAGTTCTTTCGCTTTTTGGGCAACAGCATTCAAACGGCTTTCGTAGCAATATGAACAGCGATTTTCAATATCTTTCAGCGTTGCCTGCAAGAAATTCACCAGACCGTATTCATCCTGTTCAATCAGGTCTATATTTTCTTTAGCAGCAAATTCCCGCAAGGTCTCACGCCTTTTTTGATATTCCAAAAGCGGATGAATATTAGGGTTAAACCAAAATAAACTTAGCTCTTTGCCTTCAGCTCTCAGCTTATAGTATGGAGCTATCAAACAGGGTGCACAACAGCAATGCAGTAAAAGTTTCGGTTTTAGCATAATGAACTAAATCCCTCTGCAAATTTAACAGCAGTTCTCTTTTCCCTGCTTTAACAGCTTCATTTTATCAGTATTCCTTCAACAGATTAGCGGCAACAATATTTCTCTGAATTTGATTGGTGCCTTCATATATTTGCAAAATCTTGGCATCGCGCATCATCTTTTCCACGGGATATTCTTTCATATATCCATATCCGCCTAAAATTTGCACCGCATCGGTAGTAACCTTCATTGCTACATCGGAAGCAAAATATTTGCACATAGCGCTTTCTTTGGAGTAATTTCTGGCTCCGCTATCAATCATTCTTGCTGTTTGCATCACTAAAGCCCTTGCCGCTTCAATTTGAGTTGCCATATCTGCCAACATAAACTGAATTCCCTGAAAACTGGAAATGGGTTTGCCAAACTGCTGTCTTTCTTTGGAATATTTTATTGCTGCTTCAAAAGCTCCG
Protein-coding sequences here:
- a CDS encoding ABC transporter permease, whose product is MDKLSAFFLSRYLKAPKRNILRFSFIFMILGIILSVGILTAGLNLFEGYERTLRDVLLGAFPHITVTKANLHNIAVSETEFLTAKIAKQKEVLQITPLLSYPVMTAGEEKVRGASLNAYNFNSQTPFPQAKYIQKGKKVPAPGEVIIGKYLAQELGKDIGDTLKVVFTRLDNISALGIFPSEYYLPIAGIYSSGFYETDRSLLLTNYSDAAKMLNDYTGFSKLEIRLKEQDIDRAAEIAQHLQTVAGPEYSVYPWQTFSAGLLHLVAMEKWLIFIIFCFLVLIAGINVISAVATIILDKRNQIAVLKTLGAKPSTIKRVLSFQVGLSSLLAIIAGQIFGALLSFIIEKQNFYRLKGDVYFIDSLHTSIVPLNQLIIFAVSATLVFICIYFPLKQIDKLEIIELLRNP
- a CDS encoding ABC transporter ATP-binding protein, giving the protein MICLAGYDLCKSYMDSNQTLNVLRQATLEVQETELVCITGQSGSGKSTLLHLLGLLDSPDSGQVMIGGKYIGSNTPEAASIRNLELGFVFQFHYLIEDLNAQENVALPMIISGVSSSRAIKKAAALLKGLDLAERITHYPNQLSGGEQQRVALARALINNPKIVLADEPTGNLDPEHSNEVWNMIIKLNQERGQTFVIVTHDVANAARAQVTYNLNAGKLEKK
- a CDS encoding deoxyhypusine synthase family protein; this encodes MSKYKEIDLQKIKTYPIDQRYSKVNKNAFAQKGKVRVSEFLNCLPDILAAKNLKELIATCKKAKANQKPIIIGLGGHIIKCGLAPLLIEMMEEGFVSAFVCNGAVVIHDYEIACFGKTSEDVSVALADGSFGMAEETAKGINNAINKGFNEGLGLGEAIGKELSTKAENKELSLLASAYRLEIPVCVQVAIGTDIIHQSPYAEGKAIGDCSMRDFRIFAEMVSKLNGGGVFLNLGSAVIVPEVFLKALTIARNIYGEVQNFTTAVFDFNVHYRAKVNVAERPVENGGKGYYFVGHNEIMVPLLIKGILE
- a CDS encoding epoxyqueuosine reductase QueH, whose product is MLKPKLLLHCCCAPCLIAPYYKLRAEGKELSLFWFNPNIHPLLEYQKRRETLREFAAKENIDLIEQDEYGLVNFLQATLKDIENRCSYCYESRLNAVAQKAKELGYEAFSTTLLYSKYQKHELIVDIALKMSAKYGIEFYYEDWRPLWWEGRRLAKEAGFYRQQYCGCIFSEEERYREQIQRNRPAEN
- a CDS encoding glycosyltransferase family 2 protein: MKLSFIIPILNEQDSLSELYDEILQNCVSYDYEIIFIDDGSSDNSFGVMQQMAAKDEKVKVIKFRRNFGKAAALQLGFTIASGEIVFTLDGDLQDNPIEIPHFIEKLNEGYDLVSGWKRKRHDPLYKTLPSKLFNFVTAKTFRLKLKDYNCGFKAYRHPLEKELTLYGEMHRYIPVLAHSLGYKVGEIAVTHRPRKYGKSKYGKERYLRGFFDLLTVKMITQYSKSPLYLFGRIGVASTLIGIIIGIYLAVLKLFYGQPLSNRPLLLLGILLIIGGLQFISLGLISELIVNRFRQGKKTLISIAQCLNIETSLPLPEESQSLID